TGCGCAGATAGGACGTGTCGAGGGGTGGCGAGTGCTCAACCTCGCGTGCTCCAGCGCAACCATCGACGAAGGGTTGATGGGACCGCAATCACGCAGCGGCCGCTCATTGATCCCCCAGATCAGTGCGGTCAAGCAGATGACCGGCATCAAAGCCGTATTCGTCACCATCGGTCCCAACGACCTCTGGTGGTCGCGCGCGATCGGCCTGTGCTACTTGGCCGACGTGTGCAACGACAACCTCACGACACCCGACTACCAGGCACTCCTCGAGAAGTTCAAGTGGAGTTACCACGATCTCCTCGTCGAGCTTCAGGGCCTCACCAACGGCCCCGACGGTAGCCATCCGATGATCGTGATCAACGGTTCGTACGACGTCATCAAGCAGGGAGCAACCTGCGCGGCGACTAAGGGGCTCACGCCCGAGAAGATCGACATGCTCAACCAGCGCAATGCCGATCTGAACAAGGTGTTGCAAGAGGGCGCCGGCCTGTTCGGGTTCAGGTTCGTCAAGCCAGAGCTCAAGACGCTCTGCGATGACCTGTCAGACAGTCCCGGTGCTGATATCCGCCCACCAACCGACAAGGATGCCTTTCACCCAACAGGTGACGGCGTCATGGTCATGGCAGTTGCCGATGCCTTGACGCTCGCAGGAGCATCAAGCGGCACCGTTCGGTAGATCCCATGGAGGCGAAAACACCCCCGAAACCTTCGTGGTTTCGGGGGCCGCTTCATATATAGCGAGAGTGTTATGTAAAAATTACAAGCCAAACGCCTCGTACACTTCGACGGTGCCAGTGCCCGCTTGCACGTTTGGCGCCTTCTGAGCGACGGCTAATGCTTCATCAAAGTTTTCAGCCTCGATAATAGCATAACCTGTTAACAGGTTATCAGCGGCTTTAACACCGTCTTTAGTGGCACTTTTACCACCGAACTTAAAAGCATCACCACTCTTATGAGCTGATCCCAGTAGTCCAAGCCATTCTCCCCAAGCCTGCATTACTTTTTTAACCTCAGCCTCTGGAGCTGCACTCCAGTCATTCGCTTCGTTCATCTTATATACAAGAATGTACTTTGTCATGTTTTCTATTCCTTTCATTATTAGTACTAGTCGGAGTATACCTACTGACAATGAATCAGCAAATGTAAAAAAATCAACAATATCAATCTCAGCAAAACCCGAGAGCATTGCATGCTGCAATCGTGTATTCTTTAGATAAAGCTGTACTTGCTTTTTATACATAAACATGAAATAATATTTTAGTCTTACGAATTGGATTGGGTGCATGCAACCCGCAGCACCCCCGAGCAAGGAGACACGTATGCATGACATCGATCTGGAGGTCCAGCCCGGCACCTCGATCGAAGAGGCTGTCCAGCAGGCTTTCGTCCTCGTGGCAAGGATACCCGACGCGAGAGTGGTCCTGGAATACGGGACCATCTGCTCCTCGGGCAAGTTCCTCATCACGAGTGAGTCGTCGTACAACGAGCACATGGCGGCCTTCGACCGCGCCCAGAACCACACGGGCGAGTTCGAGACGACCTACGACAAGGGCGTCGTCATCGGCCCGTGAATTCGGGTGACGGCGCCAGCATGTAACCGGGATTGACGTCCCTGCTCGTGGCCCGTTCCGTCCGTCCCTTTGGGATAGGCGGAACGGGCAACGTTAACCTATTTAGAATTTTGCTATAAGCCCATCGCGGATCAGTGTCGCAGAGCAACATCCAAACAAGAAAAAGCTTCACAGTCCGTGAAGCTTTTTCTATCTCATTACAGAATATCATAGGGAATGATATGCACTTAATTTGAAGTGTCTCCGTAGTCGTTCTTGGAGCGGTCGGTGCCGACAAACCAGGACATCTGTACGGTAGTCGTCAACGTGTCGTACGATCCTCTCGAGTTCAGACTCGCCGTCGACCAAGCTGACGCTCAAGTTGCTGTGTGCAATAAGCGTAAAATATGATATAGTAGCGTCGTTCCAAGCGTATCGCTTGGACATACACAGAGGAGTGGACATGGTGCGTGAGTTGTCCCAGGCGGAATTGTCCAAGTTGGTCAGTCAGCGGATCCAGGAGGATCAGGCTGGCCTCGGCGACTTCCGGATGTACGTAGACCTGGCGGTCATGATGCTGACGCAAGCAGAACCACCAGTACTGACAGACACTGAAAACGTCGACCCACACGAGGTCTGGCGTCTCGTGGTGCCAGTAGCGTGTACCGTCCTCAGGGAATGCGGTGTTCTCAACGAGGTTAACGCCGAGTTGATACGCACATACCTACAACTATAACAGTCTAACCTGTAGCCAGGAACCTCCTCTGTGCTACAGCCCAAGTCGTCAAAATGATTGACGGTTTAGGCTGTAGAGCAGCCATAAAACAGTTGCAACGTATCTAACGCAGCTGAACTAAAGCTCCGTCAGTTTCTGTAAAAAACGTCCAACAACATCCAATTCAGCATCCGAGAACTGTTCTAACTTATCTTGAAGGCGTGCATCTATTAACGAATACTCACTCCTCATCTTTTTGATACTTTCGGAACGCAGCCGGATTATTGTGCTCCGACGGTCAATGCCACTAGCAGCGCGTTCTGCATACCCAAGCTCAACAAGCCTATCGATAGCCGCTGTCGTGGCACCGCTCGTAAGGCTAAGGTGTGTTGCGAGTTGGCCTGCCGTTAACTCTCCATACTTATCAAGCAGATGAATGCTATGAAAATCCGTCGGGTGC
This is a stretch of genomic DNA from Candidatus Chromulinivoraceae bacterium. It encodes these proteins:
- a CDS encoding MarR family transcriptional regulator is translated as MSRTNKVAIIQTKLQDFSTHVYLFQQQVAEKMKLHPTDFHSIHLLDKYGELTAGQLATHLSLTSGATTAAIDRLVELGYAERAASGIDRRSTIIRLRSESIKKMRSEYSLIDARLQDKLEQFSDAELDVVGRFLQKLTEL
- a CDS encoding YciI family protein is translated as MFMYKKQVQLYLKNTRLQHAMLSGFAEIDIVDFFTFADSLSVGILRLVLIMKGIENMTKYILVYKMNEANDWSAAPEAEVKKVMQAWGEWLGLLGSAHKSGDAFKFGGKSATKDGVKAADNLLTGYAIIEAENFDEALAVAQKAPNVQAGTGTVEVYEAFGL